Within Gambusia affinis linkage group LG01, SWU_Gaff_1.0, whole genome shotgun sequence, the genomic segment GCCGTTTATACATTGTACAAGGTTATTATTCTAAAGTAATAGGATTCTCATTATTATTCAATTAATATTCTAGTAAACACTGAAACCGATTTGACTTCATTTCAAATCTATTACTTTCATTCTTTGCATCTGACAACATAAGAAAAattgaatcaaaacaaaaattttacagaaatgtacaaaatatcaCTTattatattgaataaaaaagataaatatcaCACTTCATCTGGTTCACTCGGTGCAACCGGCACAGAGCAGAAATTTGACGTAAACAATCGACTGAACATCTGTTGACCTCCCTGCAGCTGCTCCCTGAGGTGAGCCCCCATGTCTTCATAAACGTGGAGGTAAACCAGCGGGTTGAGAGCGCTGTTCAGGCTGACAAGACCACGACTTGCCTGACGCACACTGAAAAGTGCAGAATCCCAATCAGGGCAAATTCCCTGATTAATCAGAACTCTGGAATACATGCTGAGGTTCTTGAAGACATGGTAGGGTGCATAACAAAGCAAGAAGAGAAGAATCAAAATTACCAACAGCTTCAAGCTCCGTCGTTTCAGGTCCTTGTCAATCGTTTTTGAGCGGCAGACAACCAGAGTCACGTGTCCGTAGCTCCAAATGGTGATAAGGAATGGGATGCAAAATCCAAATGACGTCCATATGATGGAGTAATTCAGGTAACTCTTCATATGTTCATTTGAGGTactgtcaaaacatttttttcccccaaatgtTTTTGGGTAGAACATGTCTGGAAAACTTTGCGCACCCACTAGAATCCAAACAATGAGGGAAATAACCACAGAGTGAGTCGTAGTTAATCTCCCCATCGTTCTCATGGGATGGACGATGGACAGGTACCTGTACACACTTATACAGGTGAGGAACCCGATGCTGCAGTACAGATTCAGGTTGAAGCAGAATCTTGTTACCAAGCAGAATCCTTCTCCAAAGATCcatttgtttcctttaatgTGATACACGATCAGAAAGGGGAGAGTGAGCAGATACAAAATGTCTGCTAGTCCAAGGTTTAGGACAAAGATGTTGATATTTCCCAGTTTCCTCCAGCTGCGCCTCAAAGAGTTCAATCCCCATCCATTAGCAATCAGTCCAACAATAAACACCAAGATGTGAAGAATAGGCAGTATTGTATgttcaaataatttcttatcTGGTTGACGACAACCGGTGTTGTTCATTTTGTCTTCCAGAAACAAGTGATCTCAGCCCTTCTCCTGCtcacagatgaaaataaacCGAAAGGAAACCTGCCGTGAATAACTTCCTTTTTGAAGCCCTGCCTAGTTGTAGGCAGAGTTATCTGTgcatgtgggaaaaaaacaaaacaaaaaaaaaaactacaacattcTGTCCACACCTATCTGGAGAGTCTTGTTATCTCAGTTTCAATTCCCCGTTTTTTATAATGAATGAGATCTGGATATGAAGTGACAAGGAAGTTGAAAAGAATGCAGTTCATAGTTAGAAATGAAGTTAttctaatacaaaaaaattacaggAACATTATTTCATTAGGGCAAAAAAggttctcaaaaaaaaaaaaaaaaacacagtaaggagcttcttctttgtttttgaagagaTCCAATGCTATACTGCTTCAATACTTTATGTTCCAAAGATTTTCAGTTCAAAGGTTAGAAATTGTTTTGTCACTCTGCAGTAGAGATTGcttgttttaaacatatttttttccattaatctGGTTTGTTTATAATAATTGCAGCTTGAGGCCTTGTCAGGGGGGTATCCATGTAATACTGAGCAATACTTTGTGTTTAAACCGAACTAAACCAATTTAAATCTCACGTTAATTCATGAGATTTGTTTTTGACCTTTCTTCCAGTTGGATTGAGTGTTTAGTGCCATCTGGTGGCGATGGAAATCATTACACTAATCTGGTGTTTACATGtacatttgttgatttttaagcagttattaattaaacaaactgtCCTCAGacatataattatttatatttatatgcatCCACATGTTTTTGCCCAAGAAAACCAGATTCTGTTGTGAATGCAATGCGGGTTTTACATTTGGCAAAATGGAGAAGTAGAGAGAGGGATTCTACCACCTACTGACAACATGATGTTGGTTATGCTTGAATTGTTGGATCAAAAACTCAAGCATAAAGGCGACTTCAATCAGAAGAAATACTGTGATTACTTATTGACAGCTGGTAAGATGTCATGGAAACATCAAGGAGGTAGCCAGCagaaaaataccagaaaataCAAAGTCTACACAGCTCTTGGGTTTGCTGTGAAGGCAAGATGGTGTGAAATTTTCATCCATTCCGATAAGCTAAAACATaagcaatattgtcacaaattttgaataaaaacgtCTTAATAAAAAGGAATACGCTAATGAAGGTCAATAGtaaccaaaaacacaatttctacTCATGCAAAAGGGattttttggacaaaaatgtGAAGAGTAGACAGTATTGTATATTCAAAAAACATACATCACTGTATTATCCTTTAAAGTATTCCATCAAAAATAAAGACTATTAGGAAcaataaaattagttaaatctTTAACATGCTTTTTGGCAACATagctgaaaaaaatgcaaacatcttTGACTTCAAAccttaatagaaaataaaataaaatcacctgaGATTGACCAATTGGTAGAAGTACACATAATTCAATATGTGTCCTACtagatttagtttaaaaaatatatgttccATAAATCATTTATCATGCATTTAACTgtgtaaaaacagaacacatttcctgattaccaaaataaaaacaactgctACCTTAATATCATTTTTAGCTGCGTAAATATGTATGCAAGTCTTCTGTCGGCCATAATGTTTAAAGTATTTTCGTAGTTGCAATGCCGCATGAAGTCTTGTCTATTCAGAAAGTGGATCTGTGTCTCTTTCTCACCAGCTTTGCCCTGAACCGATAACAGGGTTTATACAGAAATCCTAGAGTTGAATTTACTACTTTTTACAACCTCTGTAATGTTTTTACTACCCACACAAAATCGAGCCGATTAATCGGTGCTGATTTCCTTAGTTTTGGGAGATCGACCGATATTTACAaatgaagccgatcttatcctGCTCTTTTCTACTTCAGTAAAGGTATAAAAATCAGCCAGTGTGCTCTTCTGCTCTACAATGAGAGGTTTGACCGATGGGTCGGTCCACCAGGTCACATCTCCAGGTTTGCAGGTAATGATAGTCAtcccactgttaccaactcaacaactttcttggctatatttagtgacatttcaaacaaacaaacaaacaaaaaaaaaacagtattggCTAAAATTGAAATGGGCAGGTCAGACTTCTCAAAGATTGGTAATCTGCGAGAAAACAGTAATCGGTGCACTGAGCCATGTAAGACAAAAGTTACCTgaattagggtgaccagatttgggtttctgaaaaggaggacactttttttgttgacgagagacaataaaaatattgtgtcTCGTTACTGACCAGTATGGAAAGCAAAGctgccttctgctgcagtgacggctgcactgtctgactttgtcacaaagaaatctgtgactttagcCGAAGAGCTTTCGCCTCTGGCTGCTTTCGCGTGCTTTGCTGAATTCACGTGCACTTGCAGGTCGTTGGCACCTTTATTTGCCACAGACACATTAGTGCCTGCCTTACATGTCAAACACTCCGCCTCATAGGGATCACGACCTTGACGAAAGCacgggaatcttttctttaattcctccgtAAACGTACACTTTCGTTTAAGCATTTTTgccggcggacacacatgtgctaccgcctgtcacacttaaggtttaactagtctagcggctggtgtacaagtcaactcagctatctttacttttcccacacactcgcacacataatgcaacatgattggatttggggagaagggcgggactaatttgccatacaaagaaacctggaatggagtagtggaacggattggcaatgtaatcacaatgcactgtaagctatgtaatgtgttttgaggcagttgaccaaaatcccggacgatttttaaatttcccccggacatttttttaggtctgaaaagtagaaCATGTctgggaaaaagaggacgtctggtcacccttcTTGAATCTACCCGACATCCTTACAGACTCTCCACAGCCAATCGGCCTGTACGTCCTCTCAGCGTGCCCGTTCTCCACAGCCCCCTGCCGATGCAGCCACTCCTTCTGCTGGTGTGCCTCAGCATCAGGGATCTAGAGATCTGGGTGATTTTCAGAGGAACCAGCTTTGGTAGCTCTTCAGAACTGCGCTGTTCCATGCTGTTCGACTCATCCACTGCCGTCGGGTGAACCCTCTCAGGGGATTTCGTCTTCTCCTTCGCCATAGGCTGGCTCTACCACTCTCCCCAAGGCTCCTTCGTCGCCACCGCCTGCCAGGCCCTCGCCAGAGGTTTCATCCAGACCTTCTGCTGGGAGACCGTCACCATTTTGGAACGGTTCCGGAACCTCAGGTTTTTCCCTTGTAAGCCAGTGGGGTGGTTTACGAGATTGAACTTTTTGTGTTCGACTCTATCCCTCCGTCCAGCGCCCCTGTCCCCACCCTTTTTGGGAGTCTGGTAGCAGCCGTTAAGGGGGGGTACTGTCGTGATCTGCTCCTGTTTATTTTACCAGTTTTGTCTTCTTTACCCCTTGTTTCTGTGTGACTTTCATTGATCGCCatcagctgttttctgtttgttcattatCTCCCGCCTATAAACTCAGATTTGACAATAAGGAAAATAAGACCTCAGACAGCAATAAATCATGTctaattatttctaatattttatactggaaactgtgtgtgtgagagagaaatgTGTCCTACTAGTTGAGCAAGTAACACAAGAAGGAACTTCTCATGAATTTAGATGAGCACATTTGGCTTTGTTTATATGGGAAATTCCTTCAACCCACCACTAGAGGGCAggttacacttttattttaaaatcagaaatggcCTTGccaagtttatatatatatgaatttgtgtgtgtgtgtgtgcatgttctTGTATATGCGTCATACAGAGGACCTGTTATACCATGTTCACCCACAAATTGAGGTCATTGTGGAAAGTGAGCACCTTTTCCTAGTCTGTCCTTTCAAGCAGTTCTACTGCTCTCTACCAGTTAGATTTAGaggaatttctttaaaataacaaattgcCTTGCCAagttatatatatgtgtgtgtgtgtgtatgaggatGCAGAAAGGGCAATGAGAAGTTGACAGTTATCTTAGATTACAACAATCAGACTGTCTGGATTTCCATTGAAAATAAAGCCTACACAGTCTttagagttaaaacattaactaTAAGGACTCtaaagaattaaaatatatatttttttaaactgcagcttGGAAGCTGAAATATCAAGGTGCAATGCTACTCGACACACTATTGGCTGGTATTTGCAAAGCAACCAATCCAGAAGTGCCattattttctttgacattGGCTGTACCCTCTACAGTTGAAATAAGTGACACTGTGGATCTCCACTGTGTGTGTTAATGCATATTGAGATGTAGTTgttatttgaattattaaagGGGACTGCATTTTGGTACTTTTCAATCTTTCATTTACAGCAAACAGAGGAGGTTGGGAAATATGTTTAGTTAATACAGAATCTAAACTATGAATGATTGAGCCCCATAGTTAAAGTGTGATGCTTCTCTTAGCATTCTCAATAAAGTAGCATCGACCTGATCTAAATTTTGTGTGGTTCCTATTCAATAAAGTAATaggaaaatgtaactttagGCTCTATTTTCTTATGCAATAGTTAATCACTAGGTGATGTAAAGGAATGTAAATGTCATCTTCAGGATAAGAaatcagagtttttgttttccagggaAAACCAAAATTTGATGTAGCTTCCCAGCAGCAGGCAGAGCTGTGGGGAAGATTGCTTGTGACATGTTAAAACAAGCTTCCAAAGAACTCAAATACAATGGATCACATTCTCATTGctcatttaacagaaaattcCAAAACATCCAGCAGGTCTGAGCAGTTTCTGGTGCTGATTCATCAGCAGATACAATAAATCTATAAAGTTAGTGTATGACCGtaagattttattctcatatctTTATGacattattctcatattatATTGACCTTATTCTCATAcgcatttatttttgtggcattcttgtaattttaggattttattcttgcaatattgtgattttatttgcatgttagtttttgttgtgCAACTATTCTAATAATTTTTCCTTGTTTTATAATTGATAACTGTCtgaggtttttttatgtttatataatgtaaaacattttgaactgccttgttgctgataTTGAAGATATTGTGATAATGTGAAATCACAATAACTTCAAGttcaaatacaaaacatttgaacTTGATTATTCACAGTATAGATTCAACTCTGTCGTTAACCCTGGAGACAGTCAGTTTCACTTTAGGTGAGTGAAGAAACATTCATCTTTTTACTTCCTACATTGGATTCTGACAACACCATGCAACTTCAAGGGATGTAACATGCATAATactgatttgaataaaataaaacgtattttaaaataaaataaaacttatatcCTAATATAAGATGTGAATATCCTAATTTGCTATATTAGGATATTCATTTATCACCTTGACCTGTTTGGTTTACTTTAACGCACTGTACCaacaattaatgttttaaaagacgTCAACCAGTCTTGACTATGATGTCAGTTCGACAATCATGTTCAATTAATTAGAATGAGgctcatttttatattaaaagtaccttttgaaaattgaAGCTAGTAAACTTTTCAATACGGCTACATTAATGTATGAAAACAGTTGTTATTTGGGTCtatgaatctttttttctcatttctgtctgGCTTGTCTGCCTAGTGAACATTTTGTGCTGCGCGTATAGCTTGTACATGTGGCTGCAGCAAacgtgcacacacactcacacagacacCAAAGTGCaatgaaacataaacaagaCCATCTTATTATGTTGCTGTCTACAGGATGTGGCAAAGGTAAAACCAACCAAGCAGAGAATAGTTGTAACAGAGATAAGAACGAGAAAAGGTCCAAAGTACACAACAAGTAGTACACAACACACTGCACATTATGTGTGTGGTTTCAACAAGCACGAGTCTTTGTAGGACATTTTGGCCAAGCAGGTATATCTACTGTGGTGAATATGTTTTGACTTagtgataaagttcctgaattaaattgacttttcaataatattctgatttattgaacaGGTTTGTAACTTAAGCTTTacttttagacaaaaataatttttgaccCGGTGAAtgttaaatttattgatttatttgagcAAGACTG encodes:
- the LOC122835077 gene encoding P2Y purinoceptor 1-like, which produces MNNTGCRQPDKKLFEHTILPILHILVFIVGLIANGWGLNSLRRSWRKLGNINIFVLNLGLADILYLLTLPFLIVYHIKGNKWIFGEGFCLVTRFCFNLNLYCSIGFLTCISVYRYLSIVHPMRTMGRLTTTHSVVISLIVWILVGAQSFPDMFYPKTFGGKKCFDSTSNEHMKSYLNYSIIWTSFGFCIPFLITIWSYGHVTLVVCRSKTIDKDLKRRSLKLLVILILLFLLCYAPYHVFKNLSMYSRVLINQGICPDWDSALFSVRQASRGLVSLNSALNPLVYLHVYEDMGAHLREQLQGGQQMFSRLFTSNFCSVPVAPSEPDEV